The DNA region GCACCCCGCCGGAGAGGTTCGTCCCGGGCAGGGCGCGGGGTTCCACGCGGGCCCGAGGCGGGCGGCCCTACCTGCCGGGCGCGTGACTGTGTGTGcgctgtgtgtgtttggggggaggggggggcggacAGTGCTGGACCGAAGGGGGGGGCGAGCCCGCGCACCTGCGCACAGGCTCCGCGAGGTGCGCTCTGCGTGGGGACCCGAAAGGGCCCATTCGGGGTGCGCGGAGCCGTATGTCCGCGACGTGGACGCGGGACACGCGCGAAAACAAAAGGGGGGTGTGGGGTCTCCACGACCCTTTGCCGTCCAGAAGGCGCAAGGGGATTGTGACCGAGACCTGGCCACCCTAGCTCGCCCTACGCAGCCCCTTGGGAAACGGGCCTGGAATTCCtgttgggaggagggtgggggaaggggagccagCAGGGATTCCCGAGTTTCTGCCATCGGCCGGCCTTTGGCCATCAGCATGGAGAATTCGTGCTGTGACCTTACCAGTGGAGGAAATGACCCCCGAACGCTGGCGTGTACTTCCTTGGTGAAGGGgacacattcatttattaatcCAGTAGCCATTAAGGTTCCCCTGCCGGGCGGGGTGTCgagcctgggtgggggagggggttgtggtTGGCGAGGACACAAAGATGACTGCCCTAGAGGAGCTCAGAGCCTCACGCgtgttttctctcccctccccgcagGTAAGGCTGGCCTCTCTGCGCTCAGAGGTCTGAGCTCTGCCATGGGGGTAGGGGTGTCTTTACTGCTGCAGTTTTCTCTGACATCTGGGGGCTACCAGAGTGTGGGCCGAAGCAGGCGCTACAGCCGCAGAAGTATCCCCAGGAACATCCCCCGGAGGAGCTGGAAAAAGCCTCATCTCCAGCTCTACGGTCTGCAGGGTAGAGTCTGGCCTTCTTTGTTGGGTTCCCACACCATTCCACAGCCCCAGTGCTCAGATCTCCTCCTGGAGGAAGGAAGTCACCTGTAGGGGGGAAGGATCACACTCTCGTACCAGCGTCTTCCCTGTGCTCAGTCTGGCCGTGGGGAATGAGTCATGTCTGAGCTCCGCCAGAGGAGTTCTGCTCTAGGGGATTTAGGGAGGATGTGTCCGGAGGTTGCAAGCCCGCAGCGAAGGTCCATTAAGAGGCTAACTACCACCCACCCCTCAGTGGCTATAGGAAGCTCTTCTTGAGGAATCTGGGCTCCCTGGCACCGCGGAATAGCTGAATGTGGGGCAGCCCCCGGTGGGGTTGGGGCATGACCTGGCAGGGGACCCAGATTACAGTCTtgtctttcctccccttctcttgcCCCAGTAATCGCTACCACCCCGGGGGAGGCAGGGATCCGGGCCCGAGGCTAACAGGCTGTGGGTGTTCCTTGGATTCATGGGTGCTTTCCTTCTCGCGATGTCCTAATCGCGtgtgggtggaggggggcgggcaggcaggcagagCGTGGGCACCGCCTGGACAGACAGTGGCCTGGCGTTCTGCAGTCCTGGGAGTACCATCCGAGCGCTGCCCTCCTGTTCCCCAGAAGCGctgttctctcttgctctccaggCTTCCGCCCTGAGACACTGAGGTTAGGGAGGCCAGAAATGCCTCCCCTGTGGTGCGCTTAGAGCCCGGGAGAGGGTAAATAGGATAAGGGCCGTAGGAGTTTCTGTGGGAGCTGTACACACCCCGGTGTTTTGGAGGAAAGAACGCTAACTGGGAGTTTAGAAGGCCTGTCCCCTAGTCTTGGTTCTGCTTTTGGTTTACCGTGTCCTCTCGGGCAAgttccctccttcctcttatGCCTCAGAGTTGCTTCATCTGTCAAGCAGGGAGCTTAATAATGTCTGTTCATCTAGCCTCACAAGGTTGCTACTCAAAGGTAGCAAGAGGAAATAGTAGAAACAAGCCGAGGGCAGCAGGGAAGCACTTGAAAAGTGGAAAGCACTAGAGGGAGAGGGGACGGCGTTTTCTGGTGAGTCCTAAGGCAGGAATGTTTGTGCAGCCAACGCTGGAGTGTTTACTCCATGCCAGACCCGGGGTGACTGCCACGAGGGGGATTCCAAGAAGTGTCAGAGTTCCTCCCTTCTGGTAGTTTCCAGGCTCAATGAACACTTAGGACAAATACACTTGGAATGGTATCTAGAAGCCCCTGACTGAAGTGACGCAGAACACAGAAGGCAATAGAAGGGTAGTCCTGATTCAAGGGCTCTAGCAGTTCAGAGATTTGAGCTCCTCTCGGGCCTGGGGTCGGCCAGGGAGGAACGGGGGCAGGATGAGTTGATCCCCAGAGTGACGCTGCTTTTCCACCCTCAGCAGAGGAAGAACCCATGCTGGAACGTCGCTGCAGGGGCCCCCTGGCCatgggcccagcccagcccaggctctCTGGGCCCTCCCAGAAGTTGCCCCCGACCCTGGAGAAGGAGCCCCGCGGGCTGAGGTTACAAGGCACTTCCGTGGCCCAGTCGGGCAGCCAAGCCCCGGGCAGGGCCCATCGCTGTGCCCACTGTCGAAGGCACTTCCCCGGCTGGGTGGCCCTGTGGCTTCACGCCCGACACTGCCAGGcccgcctgcccctgccctgtcctgAATGCGGCCGGCGCTTCCGGCACGCCCCCTTCTTGGCGCTGCACTGCCAGGTCCATGCCGCCGCCACCCCAGATCTGGGCTTCGCCTGCCACCTCTGCAGGCAGAGCTTCCGAGGTTGGGTGGCCCTGGTTCTGCATCTGCGAGCCCACTCGGCCGCAAAGCGGCCCATCGCCTGCCCTGAATGTGAGAGACGCTTCTGGCGACAAAAGCAGCTTCGAGCTCACGCGCGGAGGTGCCACCCCCCAGCCCCGGAGGCCCGGCCCTTCATATGTGGCAACTGTGGCCGCAGCTTTGCCCAGTGGGACCAGCTAGTTGCTCACAAGCGGGTTCACGTAGCCGaggccctggaggaggcagcagcCAAGGCTCTGGGGCCCCGGCCTCGGGGCCGCCCGGCCGTGACCGCCCCCCGGCCCGGTGGAGACGCGGTCGACCGCCCCTTCCAGTGTGCCTGCTGCGGCAAGCGCTTTCGGCACAAGCCCAACTTGATCGCCCACCGCCGCGTGCACACGGGCGAGCGGCCCCACCAGTGCCCCGAATGCGGCAAGCGCTTCACCAATAAGCCCTACCTGACCTCACACCGGCGCATCCACACTGGCGAGAAGCCCTACCCGTGCACGGAGTGCGGGCGCCGCTTCCGCCACAAACCCAACCTGCTGTCTCACAGCAAGATCCACAAGCGGTCCGAAGGGTCCGCGCCGGGCGTCCCCGGCGCGGGGAGCCCCCAGCTTCCGGCCGGCCCGCAGGAGGCCTCGTCGGAGCCCCCCGCCGAGGCCCCGCTGAAACCCGCCCTTGAGCCTGCGCCCGAGGCCCCGGGAGCGCCCCCGCGGGCCCCGGCGGCCGCGACCCCCTCGCTCTTCGGCTGCGAAGACTGTGGCCGCAGCTTCCGGCTGGAGCGCTTCCTGCGGGCCCACCAGCGGCAGCACACCGGGGAGCGGCCCTTCACCTGCGCCGAGTGCGGGAAGAACTTCGGCAAGAAGACGCACCTGGTGGCGCACTCCCGGGTGCACTCGGGCGAGCGGCCCTTCGCCTGCGAGGAGTGCGGGCGCCGCTTCTCCCAGGGCAGCCACCTGGCCGCCCACCGGCGCGACCATGCCCCCGAGCGGCCCTTCGTCTGCCCGGACTGCGGCAAGGCTTTCCGCCACAAGCCCTACCTGGCGGCCCACCGGCGCATCCACACCGGCGAGAAGCCCTACGTCTGCCCGGACTGCGGCAAAGCCTTCAGCCAGAAGTCCAACCTGGTGTCCCATCGGCGCATCCACACGGGCGAGCGCCCCTACGCCTGCCCCGACTGCGACCGGAGCTTCAGCCAGAAGTCCAATCTCATCACCCACCGCAAGAGCCACATCCGGGACGGCGCCTTCTGCTGCGCCATCTGCGGCCAGACCTTTGACGACGAGGAGAAGCTCCTGGCCCATCAGAAGAAGCATGATGTGTGAGAGGGCAGGGGCTGCGGAGGCTGAGGGCGAGGGGGCCCCCGGGAGCCCTTCACGGGGGAGCGTTGCCGTGGGCCTGGGCCGTCGGGGGGCCCCTAGGTTGCTGCTGGTGTAGGcgaggggtgggagaggcagccAGTGAGCTGGGGGCCCTGTTAGAGAGGGAGGTCTGGCCCCCCTGCGGCCGGGGAGGCCACTGTCGGGGGCACAGGGACCCTGGCCTCCAGCTGGTGTTTGCTAAGGTTCTGTCCTGACTGTCCTGTGCCCTGGAAAAGTAGCAATAGCAGCTCCACTTACCCCTTAGAGCCCTCTGGCTGGAGGGGCCACCAGGGGGCAGGAAGAAGACCCTTCCCCTCTGGTGTTAACGCCTTAATGTCCTTGTCCTTTATTATGAATTCCTTccgctggtttttttttttttttttggaagtaggTGTGGTACAGTCCTTAGTAAATGAGCGCTTGGGAGGAAAAGTGGACCAGCTGGATACCCCTGGGAGAACCTGCTGGCCTTGTTAGGCAGCACCTGGGCCTTTTCCAGCACTGAGAGGTGAGGCCGTGCTGCTGTAAcctgtccccttcctcctgcccctgcatAGGCACCTGGACCGAGAGAGACCCATCTGCTGTTAGCACTCAGCTccaccctgtccctccccaccgtCAACACCCCGCCCTCCCGGCGCTCTGAGCGTCCCCTGACTGTCAGCAGCCCTGTGTCCAGGCTTTTGTCTGAACACCCCAACCCTCCACTCCTTCCGGAACTCAACATGGTGGAAAGGACTGCCCCACTGATAATGGAGGGTCAGCCGGCAGGAAGATAGGGGCGAGGTTCCTTTTCAGCCTTTCTAGGGCATGGATGCCCAGTCTCGGCTTGAACGCTTAGGTGACGGGTAGTCCCCACCTCCTGAGGCCCTGGTCCTATTGTAGGATAATTCTAATTGTTAGAAATTCTTCCTTAGAATGAATGGAATCTGCTTTCCTGTAATTTCTACCT from Panthera leo isolate Ple1 chromosome A2, P.leo_Ple1_pat1.1, whole genome shotgun sequence includes:
- the REPIN1 gene encoding replication initiator 1 isoform X1 translates to MGVGVSLLLQFSLTSGGYQSVGRSRRYSRRSIPRNIPRRSWKKPHLQLYGLQAEEEPMLERRCRGPLAMGPAQPRLSGPSQKLPPTLEKEPRGLRLQGTSVAQSGSQAPGRAHRCAHCRRHFPGWVALWLHARHCQARLPLPCPECGRRFRHAPFLALHCQVHAAATPDLGFACHLCRQSFRGWVALVLHLRAHSAAKRPIACPECERRFWRQKQLRAHARRCHPPAPEARPFICGNCGRSFAQWDQLVAHKRVHVAEALEEAAAKALGPRPRGRPAVTAPRPGGDAVDRPFQCACCGKRFRHKPNLIAHRRVHTGERPHQCPECGKRFTNKPYLTSHRRIHTGEKPYPCTECGRRFRHKPNLLSHSKIHKRSEGSAPGVPGAGSPQLPAGPQEASSEPPAEAPLKPALEPAPEAPGAPPRAPAAATPSLFGCEDCGRSFRLERFLRAHQRQHTGERPFTCAECGKNFGKKTHLVAHSRVHSGERPFACEECGRRFSQGSHLAAHRRDHAPERPFVCPDCGKAFRHKPYLAAHRRIHTGEKPYVCPDCGKAFSQKSNLVSHRRIHTGERPYACPDCDRSFSQKSNLITHRKSHIRDGAFCCAICGQTFDDEEKLLAHQKKHDVCGTVLSK
- the REPIN1 gene encoding replication initiator 1 isoform X3, whose protein sequence is MGVGVSLLLQFSLTSGGYQSVGRSRRYSRRSIPRNIPRRSWKKPHLQLYGLQAEEEPMLERRCRGPLAMGPAQPRLSGPSQKLPPTLEKEPRGLRLQGTSVAQSGSQAPGRAHRCAHCRRHFPGWVALWLHARHCQARLPLPCPECGRRFRHAPFLALHCQVHAAATPDLGFACHLCRQSFRGWVALVLHLRAHSAAKRPIACPECERRFWRQKQLRAHARRCHPPAPEARPFICGNCGRSFAQWDQLVAHKRVHVAEALEEAAAKALGPRPRGRPAVTAPRPGGDAVDRPFQCACCGKRFRHKPNLIAHRRVHTGERPHQCPECGKRFTNKPYLTSHRRIHTGEKPYPCTECGRRFRHKPNLLSHSKIHKRSEGSAPGVPGAGSPQLPAGPQEASSEPPAEAPLKPALEPAPEAPGAPPRAPAAATPSLFGCEDCGRSFRLERFLRAHQRQHTGERPFTCAECGKNFGKKTHLVAHSRVHSGERPFACEECGRRFSQGSHLAAHRRDHAPERPFVCPDCGKAFRHKPYLAAHRRIHTGEKPYVCPDCGKAFSQKSNLVSHRRIHTGERPYACPDCDRSFSQKSNLITHRKSHIRDGAFCCAICGQTFDDEEKLLAHQKKHDV
- the REPIN1 gene encoding replication initiator 1 isoform X4 produces the protein MLERRCRGPLAMGPAQPRLSGPSQKLPPTLEKEPRGLRLQGTSVAQSGSQAPGRAHRCAHCRRHFPGWVALWLHARHCQARLPLPCPECGRRFRHAPFLALHCQVHAAATPDLGFACHLCRQSFRGWVALVLHLRAHSAAKRPIACPECERRFWRQKQLRAHARRCHPPAPEARPFICGNCGRSFAQWDQLVAHKRVHVAEALEEAAAKALGPRPRGRPAVTAPRPGGDAVDRPFQCACCGKRFRHKPNLIAHRRVHTGERPHQCPECGKRFTNKPYLTSHRRIHTGEKPYPCTECGRRFRHKPNLLSHSKIHKRSEGSAPGVPGAGSPQLPAGPQEASSEPPAEAPLKPALEPAPEAPGAPPRAPAAATPSLFGCEDCGRSFRLERFLRAHQRQHTGERPFTCAECGKNFGKKTHLVAHSRVHSGERPFACEECGRRFSQGSHLAAHRRDHAPERPFVCPDCGKAFRHKPYLAAHRRIHTGEKPYVCPDCGKAFSQKSNLVSHRRIHTGERPYACPDCDRSFSQKSNLITHRKSHIRDGAFCCAICGQTFDDEEKLLAHQKKHDVCGTVLSK
- the REPIN1 gene encoding replication initiator 1 isoform X2, whose protein sequence is MGVGVSLLLQFSLTSGGYQSVGRSRRYSRRSIPRNIPRRSWKKPHLQLYGLQEEEPMLERRCRGPLAMGPAQPRLSGPSQKLPPTLEKEPRGLRLQGTSVAQSGSQAPGRAHRCAHCRRHFPGWVALWLHARHCQARLPLPCPECGRRFRHAPFLALHCQVHAAATPDLGFACHLCRQSFRGWVALVLHLRAHSAAKRPIACPECERRFWRQKQLRAHARRCHPPAPEARPFICGNCGRSFAQWDQLVAHKRVHVAEALEEAAAKALGPRPRGRPAVTAPRPGGDAVDRPFQCACCGKRFRHKPNLIAHRRVHTGERPHQCPECGKRFTNKPYLTSHRRIHTGEKPYPCTECGRRFRHKPNLLSHSKIHKRSEGSAPGVPGAGSPQLPAGPQEASSEPPAEAPLKPALEPAPEAPGAPPRAPAAATPSLFGCEDCGRSFRLERFLRAHQRQHTGERPFTCAECGKNFGKKTHLVAHSRVHSGERPFACEECGRRFSQGSHLAAHRRDHAPERPFVCPDCGKAFRHKPYLAAHRRIHTGEKPYVCPDCGKAFSQKSNLVSHRRIHTGERPYACPDCDRSFSQKSNLITHRKSHIRDGAFCCAICGQTFDDEEKLLAHQKKHDVCGTVLSK